The proteins below are encoded in one region of Serratia symbiotica:
- a CDS encoding DUF4160 domain-containing protein codes for MPVILRLNGFKFFFYSNEGNPREPAHIHVRNAEGEAKFWTDDGVKLSRNDGFNASTLRELTKMVEQNQTLFVEAWNDYFS; via the coding sequence GCCGGTTATACTCAGACTTAATGGATTTAAATTTTTTTTTTACTCAAATGAGGGGAACCCTCGTGAGCCAGCCCATATTCATGTCCGCAATGCCGAAGGTGAAGCAAAGTTCTGGACAGACGATGGGGTTAAACTGAGCAGAAATGATGGCTTCAATGCCAGCACGCTCAGGGAGTTAACAAAAATGGTTGAACAGAACCAAACGCTCTTTGTGGAGGCCTGGAATGACTATTTCAGTTAA